From a single Desulfovibrio sp. ZJ209 genomic region:
- the rpmG gene encoding 50S ribosomal protein L33: MRVNVILACTECKRRNYSTRKNKKNTTGRLEMKKYCPWDKKHTVHRETR, from the coding sequence ATGAGAGTCAACGTCATCCTGGCTTGCACCGAGTGCAAGCGGCGCAACTACAGCACCCGGAAGAACAAGAAGAACACCACCGGGCGTCTGGAAATGAAAAAGTATTGCCCCTGGGACAAGAAGCACACGGTGCATCGCGAAACCAGGTAG
- a CDS encoding desulfoferrodoxin encodes MTKRLEVYKCNVCGNIVEVLHPGDGELVCCGQPMKLMQAGSTDGATEKHVPVIEKWKKGYHVKIGSARHPMEEKHYIEWIELVTDDGKVYRRFLTPADEPEAFFDEVEADKVTAREFCNLHGLWKAEN; translated from the coding sequence ATGACCAAAAGGCTTGAAGTGTATAAGTGCAATGTGTGCGGCAATATCGTCGAAGTGCTCCACCCCGGCGACGGAGAGCTCGTGTGCTGCGGGCAGCCCATGAAGCTCATGCAGGCCGGCTCCACCGACGGCGCCACCGAAAAGCATGTGCCCGTCATCGAGAAGTGGAAGAAGGGCTACCACGTCAAGATCGGGAGCGCCCGGCACCCCATGGAGGAGAAGCACTATATCGAGTGGATCGAGCTCGTCACCGACGACGGCAAGGTCTACCGCCGCTTCCTCACCCCGGCCGACGAGCCCGAAGCCTTCTTCGACGAGGTGGAGGCCGACAAGGTGACGGCCCGCGAATTCTGTAACCTGCACGGTCTCTGGAAGGCCGAAAACTGA
- the nusG gene encoding transcription termination/antitermination protein NusG, translating into MNDSVADTAPEGVAAPAAANPETAAPDTPAGKRARWYIVHTYSGFEQRVQKTIAEMQRTGQDQGLIEEVVVPTEKVQEPSRHGEKSRTTTRKFYPGYIMVRMVMTDLSWHLVQSIPKVTGFVGGKNRPAPMRDGEAERILKLMEMRQETPRPKFNFEVGDDVRVIEGPFDGFNGVVEEVNHDKGKLRVSVSIFGRQTPVELDFGQVSKG; encoded by the coding sequence ATGAACGATTCCGTCGCAGATACCGCCCCCGAGGGGGTGGCCGCGCCCGCGGCCGCAAACCCGGAAACGGCGGCTCCCGATACGCCCGCCGGCAAAAGGGCGCGCTGGTACATCGTGCACACCTACTCGGGCTTTGAGCAGCGTGTGCAGAAGACCATTGCCGAAATGCAGCGCACCGGCCAGGACCAGGGCCTCATCGAGGAAGTGGTGGTGCCCACCGAAAAGGTGCAGGAGCCTTCCCGCCACGGCGAAAAATCCCGCACGACCACGCGCAAGTTCTATCCCGGCTATATCATGGTGCGCATGGTCATGACCGATCTTTCCTGGCATCTCGTGCAGTCCATCCCCAAGGTCACGGGCTTCGTGGGCGGCAAGAACCGCCCCGCGCCCATGCGCGACGGCGAGGCCGAGCGCATCCTGAAGCTCATGGAGATGCGCCAGGAGACGCCCCGGCCCAAGTTCAACTTTGAGGTCGGCGATGATGTGCGCGTCATTGAAGGGCCTTTTGACGGCTTCAATGGCGTGGTTGAGGAAGTGAACCACGACAAGGGCAAGCTGCGCGTCTCGGTGTCCATCTTCGGGCGCCAGACCCCTGTCGAGCTGGATTTCGGGCAGGTCTCCAAGGGCTAG
- the tuf gene encoding elongation factor Tu: MGKAKYERKKPHVNIGTIGHIDHGKTTLTAAITKIAGLKGEGSFVSYDEIDKAPEEKERGITIATAHVEYETPKRHYAHVDCPGHADYIKNMITGAAQMDGGILVVAATDGPMPQTREHILLARQVGVPQLVVFLNKCDLVDDEELLELVELEVRELLSQYDFPGDEVPVIRGSALKALECDKADDPAAKCVDELLEACDSFIPDPVRDIDKPFLMPIEDVFSISGRGTVVTGRVERGVIKVGDEVEIVGIKPTQKTTCTGVEMFRKLLDQGQAGDNIGVLLRGTKRDEVERGQVLAAPKSITPHKKFKAEVYVLSKEEGGRHTPFFSGYRPQFYFRTTDITGVIDLPEGVEMVMPGDNSQFIVELIAPIAMEVGLRFAIREGGRTVGSGVVTEILE; this comes from the coding sequence ATGGGCAAAGCGAAATACGAACGCAAGAAGCCGCATGTCAACATCGGCACCATCGGCCACATCGACCACGGCAAGACCACCCTCACCGCGGCCATCACCAAGATCGCCGGCCTCAAGGGCGAGGGCAGCTTCGTCTCGTATGACGAGATCGACAAGGCCCCCGAAGAAAAGGAACGCGGCATCACCATCGCCACGGCCCACGTGGAATACGAGACGCCCAAGCGCCATTACGCCCATGTGGACTGCCCCGGCCACGCCGACTACATCAAGAACATGATCACCGGCGCCGCCCAGATGGACGGTGGCATCCTCGTGGTGGCCGCCACCGACGGCCCCATGCCGCAGACCCGTGAGCATATCCTGCTCGCCCGCCAGGTGGGCGTGCCGCAGCTCGTGGTCTTCCTCAACAAGTGCGACCTCGTGGACGACGAGGAACTGCTTGAGCTCGTCGAGCTGGAAGTGCGCGAACTGCTCTCCCAGTACGACTTCCCCGGCGACGAGGTGCCGGTCATTCGCGGCTCCGCCCTCAAGGCGCTGGAGTGCGACAAGGCCGACGACCCGGCCGCCAAGTGCGTGGACGAGCTGCTCGAAGCCTGCGACTCCTTCATCCCCGACCCGGTGCGCGACATCGACAAGCCCTTCCTCATGCCCATCGAAGACGTGTTCTCCATCTCCGGCCGCGGCACCGTGGTGACCGGCCGTGTGGAGCGCGGCGTCATCAAGGTGGGCGACGAAGTGGAGATCGTGGGTATCAAGCCCACCCAGAAGACCACCTGCACGGGCGTCGAAATGTTCCGCAAGCTGCTCGACCAGGGCCAGGCCGGCGATAACATCGGCGTGCTCCTGCGCGGCACCAAGCGTGACGAGGTGGAGCGCGGCCAGGTGCTCGCGGCGCCCAAGTCCATCACGCCGCACAAGAAGTTCAAGGCCGAAGTGTACGTCCTCTCCAAGGAGGAAGGCGGCCGCCACACGCCGTTCTTCTCCGGCTACCGTCCGCAGTTCTACTTCCGCACCACGGACATCACCGGCGTCATCGACCTGCCCGAAGGCGTGGAAATGGTCATGCCCGGCGACAACTCGCAGTTCATCGTCGAGCTCATCGCGCCCATCGCCATGGAAGTGGGCCTGCGCTTCGCCATCCGTGAAGGCGGCCGCACGGTGGGCTCCGGCGTCGTCACCGAGATCCTCGAGTAG
- a CDS encoding methylenetetrahydrofolate reductase → MRIGTLIRQAERPFFSLEFFPPAEEGQLPAFYATVEELRALRPLFVSVTYGAGGSRQRNTLAVTAELARRGFTAMAHLTCVGAQPGDIAAFLRELRAHGVANVLALRGDPPRGTTWESTCGAFRHTAELVRFIRECEPDMGIGVAAYPAPHPESPTFALDRRYTAEKIAAGADFAITQLFFDVREYEALVESLREHGLDVPVVPGILPIQSLDSLRRVLSLCGANIPGKLYLDLEEAHKAGGAEAVREAGLAFAVRQIRRLMDMGAPGIHLYTLNKPGLCRRIAEEVRF, encoded by the coding sequence ATGCGTATCGGCACCCTGATCCGCCAGGCGGAGCGTCCGTTCTTTTCCCTCGAATTTTTCCCGCCGGCCGAGGAGGGGCAATTGCCCGCCTTTTACGCCACCGTGGAGGAGCTGCGGGCGCTCCGGCCGCTCTTTGTGTCCGTCACCTACGGGGCCGGCGGCTCCAGACAGCGCAACACCCTGGCCGTCACGGCGGAGCTCGCGCGGCGCGGCTTCACGGCCATGGCGCACCTCACCTGTGTGGGTGCGCAGCCCGGGGACATCGCCGCCTTTTTGCGCGAGCTGCGCGCCCACGGCGTGGCCAATGTGCTCGCCCTGCGCGGCGACCCGCCCAGGGGGACGACGTGGGAAAGCACCTGCGGCGCCTTCCGCCATACCGCCGAGCTCGTGCGCTTCATCCGGGAGTGCGAGCCCGACATGGGCATCGGCGTCGCGGCCTATCCCGCGCCCCATCCCGAGTCCCCCACTTTTGCCCTCGACCGCCGCTATACGGCGGAAAAGATCGCCGCCGGCGCGGATTTCGCCATCACCCAGCTCTTTTTTGACGTGCGCGAATACGAAGCCTTGGTGGAGAGCCTGCGCGAACACGGGCTGGACGTGCCCGTGGTACCCGGCATCCTGCCCATCCAGAGCCTGGATTCCCTGCGCCGGGTGCTCTCGCTCTGCGGGGCCAATATCCCGGGCAAGCTCTACCTCGACCTGGAGGAGGCCCACAAGGCCGGCGGCGCCGAGGCCGTGCGGGAGGCGGGGCTGGCCTTTGCCGTGCGCCAGATCCGCCGGCTCATGGACATGGGCGCCCCGGGCATCCATCTCTATACCCTGAACAAGCCCGGCCTCTGCCGCCGCATCGCGGAGGAAGTCCGGTTCTAG
- a CDS encoding rubredoxin produces the protein MAANYVCSVCGYEYEPKEHDGVAFEDLPDDWTCPVCGVGKDQFNKM, from the coding sequence ATGGCAGCCAACTATGTTTGCAGCGTCTGCGGCTACGAATACGAACCCAAGGAACACGACGGCGTGGCCTTTGAAGACCTGCCCGACGACTGGACCTGCCCGGTCTGCGGCGTGGGGAAGGACCAGTTCAACAAAATGTAG
- a CDS encoding amino acid ABC transporter permease, with product MLDTVFFTQELLPALNKGLMVSLALIIPAATLGFVGGVALGCARAFGPRWLRRLGNAYTALLRGVPLAIQLMMIYYALPKLGIYFAPYGAALTAFILCTSAYQSEYVRGALLSIRRGQILAAQSLGFTQWQTILWIVVPQAARRALPGCGNEIVYLIKYSSLAYLVTCMELMGEGKVVASDTFRFTEVFLTVGAYYLIMVTLASWLLHWLERRAHIPGFGAV from the coding sequence ATGCTGGACACGGTTTTCTTCACCCAGGAGCTTCTGCCCGCCCTCAACAAGGGGCTCATGGTCTCGCTCGCGCTCATCATCCCGGCGGCGACCCTGGGCTTCGTGGGCGGCGTGGCCCTGGGCTGCGCCCGCGCCTTCGGGCCACGCTGGCTCCGGCGCCTCGGCAACGCCTACACCGCGCTTCTGCGCGGTGTGCCGCTCGCCATCCAGCTCATGATGATCTACTACGCGCTGCCCAAGCTCGGCATCTATTTCGCGCCCTATGGCGCGGCCCTCACCGCCTTCATCCTCTGCACCTCGGCCTACCAGTCGGAATATGTGCGCGGGGCGCTGCTCTCCATCCGGCGCGGGCAGATTCTGGCCGCGCAGTCCCTCGGCTTCACCCAGTGGCAGACCATCCTCTGGATCGTGGTGCCGCAGGCCGCGCGCCGGGCGCTCCCGGGCTGCGGCAACGAGATCGTCTACCTCATCAAGTACAGCTCCCTCGCCTATCTCGTCACCTGCATGGAGCTCATGGGCGAGGGCAAGGTGGTCGCGTCCGACACCTTCCGCTTCACCGAGGTCTTTCTCACCGTCGGCGCCTACTACCTCATCATGGTAACACTGGCGAGCTGGCTGTTGCACTGGCTGGAGCGGCGCGCCCACATCCCGGGCTTCGGGGCCGTTTAG
- the rplJ gene encoding 50S ribosomal protein L10, with the protein MQRSEKAVIIEDIKSRADASSFAALTDFKGMSVEELTNLRVRLRGAGGEYHVVKNTLARIALTGGKHDAIKDKFHENCGVALGFDDPVAVAKALSDFAKQSKLFSLRCASLDGKEMSAEQVEALAKLPGKEQLLGQLLGTMNAVPTNFVSLFANMLRGLLYALKAIEEKKGNAAA; encoded by the coding sequence GTGCAAAGGTCTGAAAAAGCCGTAATCATCGAGGACATCAAGTCTCGCGCAGATGCTTCCTCCTTTGCGGCGCTCACGGACTTCAAGGGCATGTCGGTGGAAGAGCTGACGAACCTTCGGGTGCGCCTGCGCGGCGCCGGCGGCGAATACCACGTCGTCAAGAACACCCTGGCTCGCATCGCTCTTACCGGCGGCAAACACGACGCCATCAAGGACAAGTTCCATGAGAACTGCGGCGTGGCCCTCGGGTTCGACGACCCTGTGGCGGTGGCCAAGGCGTTGAGCGACTTCGCCAAGCAGAGCAAGCTGTTCAGCCTGCGCTGCGCCAGCCTGGACGGCAAGGAGATGTCCGCCGAACAGGTGGAGGCCCTGGCGAAGCTGCCCGGCAAGGAGCAGCTGCTCGGCCAGCTGCTCGGCACCATGAACGCCGTGCCCACCAACTTTGTGTCGCTCTTCGCCAATATGCTGCGCGGGCTGCTCTACGCCCTCAAGGCTATTGAGGAGAAGAAGGGCAACGCCGCGGCCTAG
- the rplK gene encoding 50S ribosomal protein L11, with product MAKKEVAKIKLQIPAGAANPSPPVGPALGQHGLNIMGFCKEFNARTQDQKGMIIPVVITVYADRSFTFITKTPPAAVLIMKAAKIEKGSGEPNRNKVGSLTHAQVEEIAKLKLPDLNAASLEAAVKSIAGTARSMGIDVK from the coding sequence ATGGCCAAGAAAGAAGTTGCCAAGATCAAGTTGCAGATCCCTGCCGGCGCCGCCAATCCGTCGCCCCCGGTGGGCCCGGCCCTGGGCCAGCACGGCCTGAACATCATGGGCTTCTGCAAGGAATTCAATGCCCGCACCCAGGACCAGAAGGGGATGATCATCCCCGTGGTCATCACCGTCTATGCCGACCGTTCCTTCACCTTCATCACCAAGACGCCGCCCGCGGCGGTGCTGATCATGAAGGCGGCGAAGATCGAGAAAGGTTCCGGCGAGCCCAACCGCAACAAGGTGGGCAGCCTCACCCACGCCCAGGTGGAAGAGATTGCCAAGCTCAAGCTGCCGGACCTCAATGCGGCGAGCCTTGAGGCGGCCGTGAAGTCCATCGCGGGCACCGCCCGGAGCATGGGCATCGACGTGAAGTAG
- a CDS encoding phosphodiester glycosidase family protein, with the protein MRGPFLTAMRRICQSVLQTSRARRFRALAALCALGLCLLAAPVTAWAEAPAGGLPAQAPEAAAEALRADRGLAPAPPQPPPAAPEETPAPAPKARNASGRNRVGIDAEGGAQWLTLEPGLEFGEFRLEGGDFRLTALRIDPEHFEFELCASSADGKGPRTLDAWGEERGLVAAINASMYREDGSTSTGYMRGAGHVNNGRLVDRFGAFFVAGPGTAGLPPAAIVDRDMPGWQERIGKYDLVIQNYRMINADRRILWSPGGPLYSISAVAQDGEGRILFLHSRAPVEAYAFAQQLLHLPLDVRTVMYVEGGAQAGLLVRSHSLRREMGGMHAPSLLVTGNLKAQLPNVLGVRRKAGAGQPFPAAPAPAGPEPTPPGP; encoded by the coding sequence GTGCGTGGCCCTTTCCTCACCGCCATGCGCCGCATTTGCCAGTCAGTTCTCCAGACCAGCCGCGCCCGCCGCTTTCGCGCCCTGGCGGCGCTCTGCGCGCTCGGGCTGTGCCTGCTCGCCGCGCCCGTCACGGCTTGGGCGGAAGCTCCCGCCGGCGGCCTGCCTGCCCAAGCCCCCGAAGCCGCGGCCGAGGCCTTGCGCGCGGACAGGGGCCTCGCCCCCGCGCCTCCCCAGCCGCCCCCGGCCGCCCCGGAGGAAACCCCGGCGCCCGCCCCCAAGGCCCGCAACGCTTCCGGCAGGAACAGGGTGGGCATCGACGCCGAGGGCGGCGCCCAGTGGCTAACGCTCGAACCGGGGCTGGAGTTCGGCGAGTTCCGCCTCGAAGGCGGAGACTTCCGGCTCACGGCCCTGCGCATCGACCCGGAACACTTCGAGTTCGAGCTCTGCGCGAGCTCCGCCGACGGCAAGGGCCCGCGCACTCTCGACGCCTGGGGCGAGGAGCGCGGCCTCGTGGCCGCCATCAATGCCAGCATGTACCGCGAGGACGGCTCCACCAGCACGGGCTATATGCGCGGCGCGGGCCACGTCAACAATGGCCGGCTCGTGGACCGCTTCGGCGCCTTCTTCGTGGCCGGCCCGGGCACCGCCGGGCTGCCCCCCGCCGCCATCGTCGACCGCGACATGCCCGGCTGGCAGGAGCGCATCGGGAAATATGACCTCGTCATCCAGAATTACCGCATGATCAATGCCGACCGCCGCATCCTCTGGAGCCCGGGCGGCCCGCTCTATTCCATCTCCGCCGTGGCGCAGGACGGGGAGGGGCGCATCCTCTTCCTCCACAGCCGCGCGCCCGTTGAGGCCTATGCCTTCGCCCAGCAATTGCTCCACCTGCCGCTGGACGTGCGCACGGTCATGTATGTGGAGGGCGGCGCGCAGGCCGGCCTGCTCGTGCGCTCGCACTCGCTTCGCCGCGAGATGGGCGGCATGCACGCGCCTTCGCTGCTCGTGACGGGCAATCTCAAGGCGCAGCTCCCCAATGTGCTCGGCGTGCGCCGCAAGGCAGGCGCCGGGCAGCCCTTCCCCGCCGCTCCGGCGCCTGCCGGCCCCGAACCCACGCCTCCCGGCCCCTGA
- the rplL gene encoding 50S ribosomal protein L7/L12 yields the protein MAVTKEEVVEFISNMTVLELSEFIKELEEKFGVSAAAPAAAMVMAAPGAGADAAPAAEEKTEFDVVLKAAGANKIGVIKVVRALTSLGLKEAKEKVDGAPSTLKEGVSKEEAEEAKKQLTEAGAEVEIK from the coding sequence ATGGCCGTTACCAAGGAAGAAGTGGTTGAATTCATCTCCAATATGACCGTTCTCGAGCTCTCCGAATTCATCAAGGAGCTTGAGGAGAAATTCGGCGTGTCCGCCGCGGCCCCGGCTGCCGCCATGGTCATGGCCGCTCCGGGCGCCGGCGCCGACGCCGCCCCGGCCGCCGAGGAAAAGACCGAGTTCGACGTGGTGCTCAAGGCCGCCGGCGCCAACAAGATCGGCGTCATCAAGGTCGTGCGCGCCCTGACGAGCCTGGGCCTCAAGGAAGCCAAGGAAAAGGTGGACGGCGCCCCCTCCACCCTCAAGGAAGGCGTTTCCAAGGAAGAGGCCGAGGAAGCCAAGAAGCAGCTCACCGAGGCCGGCGCCGAGGTGGAGATCAAGTAA
- a CDS encoding FprA family A-type flavoprotein, giving the protein MQPIEIKKDIFWVGEVDFDHRDFHGYSRCPDGTTCNAYLIKDEKNTLVDCVPSGKEGALLCRLAKTMPPDKVDYIVCNHMELDHQGALAEIVERVRPEKIFVSQLGLKTMAGYFAGKDWPIQAVKSGDVLELGSRRIIFQETRMLHWPDSMVSYIPEEKLLISNDIFGQNIASTARFTDDFDDQGEFVRRIKEYYYNIVLPYSPTVLKALPVVESLDIDMIAPDHGLIHRGRDAVRFIIDMYRKMAEQKPQQRAVIFYDTMWKSTEHMAYAVCNGLAENGVPARIMSVKHNHHSAIMTELADCGAVLAGSPTHNNGILPLVAAMLTYMEGLRPQNRIGGAFGSFGWSGEAPKQLQARLAAMHMEMPAEPVKCSWRPTKDDMKACYALGATVADALKKKCAAAK; this is encoded by the coding sequence ATGCAGCCCATTGAAATCAAGAAGGATATTTTCTGGGTCGGCGAGGTCGATTTCGACCACCGCGACTTCCACGGCTATTCCCGCTGCCCCGACGGCACCACCTGCAACGCCTACCTCATCAAGGACGAAAAAAACACCCTGGTCGACTGCGTGCCCTCCGGCAAGGAAGGCGCCCTGCTTTGCCGCCTCGCCAAGACCATGCCGCCGGACAAGGTGGACTATATCGTCTGCAACCACATGGAGCTGGACCACCAGGGCGCGCTCGCCGAGATCGTGGAGCGCGTCCGGCCGGAAAAGATCTTCGTGTCCCAGCTCGGCCTGAAGACCATGGCCGGCTATTTCGCCGGCAAGGACTGGCCCATCCAGGCCGTGAAAAGCGGCGACGTGCTGGAGCTGGGCAGCCGGCGCATCATCTTCCAGGAAACGCGCATGCTCCACTGGCCGGACAGCATGGTCTCCTACATCCCGGAAGAAAAGCTGCTCATCAGCAACGACATCTTCGGCCAGAACATCGCGAGCACCGCCCGCTTCACGGACGATTTTGATGACCAGGGCGAATTCGTGCGCCGCATCAAGGAATACTACTACAACATCGTCCTCCCCTATTCGCCCACGGTGCTCAAGGCGCTGCCCGTGGTGGAGAGCCTCGACATCGACATGATCGCGCCCGACCACGGCCTCATCCACCGCGGCCGCGACGCCGTGCGCTTCATCATCGACATGTACCGCAAGATGGCCGAGCAGAAGCCGCAGCAGCGCGCCGTCATCTTCTACGACACCATGTGGAAGTCCACCGAGCACATGGCCTATGCCGTGTGCAACGGCCTTGCGGAAAACGGCGTGCCCGCGCGCATCATGTCGGTCAAGCACAACCACCACAGCGCCATCATGACCGAACTGGCCGACTGCGGCGCCGTGCTCGCCGGCTCGCCCACGCACAACAACGGCATCCTGCCGCTGGTGGCCGCCATGCTCACCTATATGGAAGGGCTGCGCCCGCAAAACCGCATTGGCGGCGCCTTCGGCTCCTTCGGGTGGTCTGGCGAGGCTCCGAAGCAGCTCCAGGCGCGCCTTGCGGCCATGCACATGGAGATGCCGGCCGAGCCCGTCAAGTGCTCGTGGCGCCCCACCAAAGACGACATGAAGGCCTGCTACGCCCTGGGCGCCACCGTGGCCGACGCGCTCAAGAAGAAGTGCGCGGCAGCGAAATAA
- a CDS encoding MFS transporter, protein MSIEKSHRPLLAAICASLFCMPFMLAGVNAVLPAIGESLDASARQLSLIGAFYSLGLAVFQLASGSLGDIFGRRRIFLLGIAMFAVCGAALGFVRSVPLFIALRFFQGLGGAMFNASGLALLASAAPPEKRAAYLGFSGAAVYAGIACGPPIAGFVTGVLGWHWLFWGNALAFVGVFWLMKATVRQEWRTAAGQPFDASGCVIYGCAMIALTFGASELAEQPGLAWCLLAAFAGLIFFFWLHELKSRYPLLDMRLLAQNRVFALSSLAAFVNYSSFFGILFFFSLYLQVGRGLEVEEAGLVLAFQSVVQALTTPLAARLCRSWRPGHVSAVGVALCGVGLAVAAFLTLESPLALIFVIQAFLGAGMSLFALSNTSIILESAGETHVGQASGLTGAVRTAGQLFNMVVITLTLGFFLGNAPVDAATLPAFMRCMRVDLVIFCLCNLAAIWCVLARNRN, encoded by the coding sequence ATGAGTATCGAGAAAAGCCACCGGCCGCTGCTGGCGGCCATTTGCGCCTCCCTGTTCTGCATGCCCTTCATGCTCGCCGGGGTGAACGCGGTGCTGCCGGCCATCGGTGAAAGCCTGGACGCCAGCGCCCGGCAACTGAGCCTCATCGGCGCCTTCTACTCGCTGGGCCTCGCCGTGTTCCAGCTCGCTTCCGGGAGCCTTGGCGACATTTTCGGGCGCCGGCGCATCTTCCTCCTGGGCATCGCCATGTTCGCCGTGTGCGGCGCGGCCCTGGGCTTCGTGCGCTCGGTGCCGCTCTTCATCGCCCTGCGCTTCTTCCAGGGGCTCGGGGGCGCCATGTTCAACGCCAGCGGCCTCGCGCTCCTGGCCTCGGCCGCGCCGCCGGAAAAGCGGGCGGCCTATCTTGGCTTCAGCGGCGCCGCCGTGTACGCGGGCATCGCCTGCGGGCCGCCCATCGCCGGCTTCGTGACCGGCGTGCTCGGCTGGCACTGGCTGTTCTGGGGCAATGCGCTCGCCTTTGTGGGCGTTTTCTGGCTGATGAAGGCTACAGTGCGGCAGGAGTGGCGCACCGCCGCCGGCCAGCCCTTCGACGCCTCGGGCTGCGTCATTTACGGCTGCGCCATGATCGCGCTCACCTTCGGCGCCTCGGAGCTCGCAGAGCAGCCCGGCCTCGCCTGGTGCCTGCTGGCGGCCTTCGCCGGGCTCATCTTCTTCTTCTGGCTGCACGAGCTCAAAAGCCGGTATCCGCTGCTCGACATGCGCCTGCTCGCGCAAAACCGGGTCTTCGCGCTGTCCTCGCTGGCGGCCTTCGTCAATTACAGCTCCTTTTTCGGCATCCTCTTTTTCTTCAGCCTCTATCTCCAGGTGGGCCGCGGCCTTGAAGTGGAGGAGGCCGGCTTGGTGCTCGCCTTCCAGTCCGTGGTGCAGGCCCTCACCACGCCGCTCGCCGCGCGCCTGTGCAGGAGCTGGCGCCCGGGCCATGTGAGCGCCGTGGGCGTGGCCTTGTGCGGGGTGGGCCTCGCCGTGGCGGCCTTTTTGACACTGGAGTCGCCGCTTGCGCTGATCTTCGTCATCCAGGCCTTTCTCGGGGCCGGCATGAGCCTCTTTGCATTGTCCAACACGTCCATCATCCTCGAAAGCGCGGGCGAGACGCACGTGGGGCAGGCATCCGGGCTCACCGGCGCTGTACGCACGGCCGGCCAGCTCTTCAACATGGTCGTCATTACCCTGACGCTCGGCTTCTTCCTCGGCAATGCGCCGGTGGACGCCGCAACCCTGCCGGCCTTCATGCGCTGCATGCGGGTGGACCTCGTCATTTTCTGCCTCTGCAACCTCGCGGCAATCTGGTGCGTGCTGGCGCGGAACAGGAACTGA
- the rplA gene encoding 50S ribosomal protein L1, producing MPKHGKNFRKAVEACDVQERYSVEDAVAKSLDASFAKFDETVDVALRLGVDPKYSDQMVRGAVTLPHGLGKTVRVAVFCKGEKQAEAKAAGADIVGAEDLVAKIKDGWLEFDAAVATPDVMALVGQIGRVLGPRGLMPNAKTGSVTFDVAKAVNELKAGRVDFKVDKAGVLHAPLGKVSFGPEKVLGNLKALLEAVNRLKPSAAKGNYMQSMAISTTMGPGLKVDMPQVKKFLEG from the coding sequence ATGCCCAAGCATGGCAAGAATTTTCGGAAGGCGGTGGAAGCCTGTGACGTGCAGGAGCGCTACAGCGTTGAGGACGCGGTGGCCAAGTCACTCGACGCCTCCTTCGCCAAGTTTGACGAAACGGTGGACGTGGCCCTGCGTCTCGGCGTTGACCCCAAGTATTCCGACCAGATGGTGCGCGGCGCCGTGACCCTGCCGCACGGCCTTGGCAAGACGGTACGCGTGGCCGTCTTCTGCAAGGGCGAGAAGCAGGCCGAGGCCAAGGCCGCCGGCGCGGACATCGTGGGCGCGGAGGACCTTGTCGCCAAGATCAAGGACGGCTGGCTCGAGTTCGACGCGGCCGTAGCCACCCCTGATGTCATGGCCCTCGTGGGCCAGATCGGCCGCGTGCTCGGCCCTCGCGGGCTCATGCCCAATGCCAAGACGGGCTCCGTCACCTTCGATGTGGCCAAGGCCGTGAACGAGCTCAAGGCCGGCCGCGTGGACTTCAAGGTGGACAAGGCGGGCGTCCTGCATGCGCCGCTCGGCAAGGTCTCCTTCGGGCCGGAGAAGGTGCTCGGCAACCTGAAGGCCCTGCTCGAGGCGGTCAACCGCCTGAAGCCTTCCGCCGCCAAGGGCAACTACATGCAGTCCATGGCCATTTCCACCACCATGGGCCCGGGCCTCAAGGTGGATATGCCCCAGGTGAAGAAATTTCTTGAAGGCTAG
- the secE gene encoding preprotein translocase subunit SecE — protein sequence MAKKQAQAADDRAESAPNPITRFIRYVEASKAELRKVTWPTLKETRKATLAVLGFVAVMAVILGLIDLGLSSLIKTILS from the coding sequence ATGGCAAAGAAACAGGCGCAGGCCGCGGACGACAGGGCCGAATCGGCGCCGAATCCCATCACGCGCTTCATCCGCTATGTGGAAGCCTCCAAAGCCGAGCTGCGCAAGGTCACCTGGCCCACGCTCAAGGAGACGCGCAAGGCGACCCTCGCCGTGCTGGGCTTCGTGGCCGTCATGGCCGTCATTCTGGGCCTGATAGACCTTGGTCTCTCAAGCCTGATCAAGACCATCCTGTCCTGA